One Vigna unguiculata cultivar IT97K-499-35 chromosome 7, ASM411807v1, whole genome shotgun sequence genomic region harbors:
- the LOC114190169 gene encoding co-chaperone protein p23-2-like isoform X1, which yields MSRHPEVLWAQRSDKVYLTVALPDAKDVSVKCEPQGLFSFSASGIQDESYSFSLELYGSIEPEGCKTKSGLRNILCLIQKGEKGWWKRLLKSEEKPAPYLKVDWNRWCDEDEESISDLVSDDDSRFVGQDEGSSDDDGMLYLPDLEKARG from the exons ATGAG TCGCCATCCTGAAGTTTTGTGGGCTCAACGTTCTGATAAGGTTTACCTTACTGTTGCTCTGCCTGATGCCAAGGATGTTTCTGTGAAGTGTGAGCCTCAGGGTTTGTTTAGTTTCTCTGCCTCGGGGATTCAAGATGAATCCTACAGCTTTAGCTTGGAACTTTATGGATCCATTGAACCTGAG GGTTGTAAAACTAAATCTGGCTTAAGAAACATACTATGCTTAATTCAGAAAGGAGAAAAAGGTTGGTGGAAGAGGCTATTGAAGTCTGAAGAGAAACCTGCTCCGTACCTGAAGGTTGATTGGAACAGATggtgtgatgaagatgaagagtcAATTT CTGATTTGGTATCTGATGATGATTCTCGG TTTGTTGGTCAAGATGAGGGAAGCAGTGATGATGATGGAATGTTGT ATCTTCCAGACTTGGAAAAGGCTAGGGGATAG
- the LOC114190169 gene encoding co-chaperone protein p23-2-like isoform X2, producing the protein MSRHPEVLWAQRSDKVYLTVALPDAKDVSVKCEPQGLFSFSASGIQDESYSFSLELYGSIEPEKGEKGWWKRLLKSEEKPAPYLKVDWNRWCDEDEESISDLVSDDDSRFVGQDEGSSDDDGMLYLPDLEKARG; encoded by the exons ATGAG TCGCCATCCTGAAGTTTTGTGGGCTCAACGTTCTGATAAGGTTTACCTTACTGTTGCTCTGCCTGATGCCAAGGATGTTTCTGTGAAGTGTGAGCCTCAGGGTTTGTTTAGTTTCTCTGCCTCGGGGATTCAAGATGAATCCTACAGCTTTAGCTTGGAACTTTATGGATCCATTGAACCTGAG AAAGGAGAAAAAGGTTGGTGGAAGAGGCTATTGAAGTCTGAAGAGAAACCTGCTCCGTACCTGAAGGTTGATTGGAACAGATggtgtgatgaagatgaagagtcAATTT CTGATTTGGTATCTGATGATGATTCTCGG TTTGTTGGTCAAGATGAGGGAAGCAGTGATGATGATGGAATGTTGT ATCTTCCAGACTTGGAAAAGGCTAGGGGATAG